One genomic window of Euwallacea fornicatus isolate EFF26 chromosome 7, ASM4011564v1, whole genome shotgun sequence includes the following:
- the LOC136340041 gene encoding uncharacterized protein isoform X2, whose amino-acid sequence MGGDDFCANLCPGSGSRGKARANRNLNAGNNGRRVGPISKQPTGTSSLFQKNVVTTDSSSPSAKPPGRARREPRPPRDSEPPPPYVAEPEDKIRNVLNGIRNKAETYKNEIRAFDERSDNNKFYHIDENLKKLVDALDDMRQQVAGNDVLLRDRNEVYEYIFHLLGELDKKLEENKRTFQENKQKTIFVTI is encoded by the exons ATGGGTGGTGACGATTTCTGTGCAAATCTCTGTCCTGGAAGTGGCTCAAGAG GCAAAGCCAGAGCGAACAGGAACCTGAATGCAGGCAACAACGGCAGGAGAG TGGGGCCCATTTCAAAGCAGCCCACAGGGACATCTTCActatttcagaaaaatgtcGTTACAA CCGACTCGAGCTCACCCTCAGCCAAACCCCCAGGGAGGGCCAGGAGAGAGCCGCGCCCCCCGCGAGACTCGGAACCGCCTCCTCCCTACGTCGCAGAACCTGAAGATAAGATCCGAAACGTCCTAAACGGCATCAGAAACAAGGCCGAGACCTACAAAAACGAGATTCGGGCATTCGACGAGCGCAGcgataacaataagttttacCACATTGACGAGAATTTGAAGAAGTTAGTTGACGCACTGGACGACATGCGTCAGCAGGTTGCAGGGAATGACGTTCTTCTTCGGGATAGGAACGAGGTTTATGAGTACATTTTCCACCTGCTCGGGGAGCTCGACAAGAAGCTGGAGGAGAACAAAAGGACGTTCcaagaaaacaaacaaaaaaccatttttgttACGATTTAA
- the LOC136340041 gene encoding uncharacterized protein isoform X1, whose protein sequence is MQATTAGEWGPFQSSPQGHLHYFRKMSLQRNAVQRCRRANREAYSADARKLPLIFLFVLYENLYCLKLLFSAADSSSPSAKPPGRARREPRPPRDSEPPPPYVAEPEDKIRNVLNGIRNKAETYKNEIRAFDERSDNNKFYHIDENLKKLVDALDDMRQQVAGNDVLLRDRNEVYEYIFHLLGELDKKLEENKRTFQENKQKTIFVTI, encoded by the exons ATGCAGGCAACAACGGCAGGAGAG TGGGGCCCATTTCAAAGCAGCCCACAGGGACATCTTCActatttcagaaaaatgtcGTTACAA AGAAACGCCGTCCAACGATGTAGGCGAGCCAATCGAGAAGCTTATTCTGCGGATGCTCGGAAATTGCCCTTGATTTTTCTCTTCGTATTATATGAAAATCTCTATTGCCTTAAGTTGCTTTTCTCTGCAGCCGACTCGAGCTCACCCTCAGCCAAACCCCCAGGGAGGGCCAGGAGAGAGCCGCGCCCCCCGCGAGACTCGGAACCGCCTCCTCCCTACGTCGCAGAACCTGAAGATAAGATCCGAAACGTCCTAAACGGCATCAGAAACAAGGCCGAGACCTACAAAAACGAGATTCGGGCATTCGACGAGCGCAGcgataacaataagttttacCACATTGACGAGAATTTGAAGAAGTTAGTTGACGCACTGGACGACATGCGTCAGCAGGTTGCAGGGAATGACGTTCTTCTTCGGGATAGGAACGAGGTTTATGAGTACATTTTCCACCTGCTCGGGGAGCTCGACAAGAAGCTGGAGGAGAACAAAAGGACGTTCcaagaaaacaaacaaaaaaccatttttgttACGATTTAA